One Parachlamydia sp. AcF125 DNA segment encodes these proteins:
- a CDS encoding VOC family protein yields MKIQAIKLCWVVVSDLEQAIKFYQECLGLQLKEWNKEFGWAEFEGYEGGGRLGVSQANEYTPLSAGSNAVVALNVEDIEKAKEDCQKKGVTCVGDVIEVPGQVKLLTCRDQDGNWFQLAQPLF; encoded by the coding sequence ATGAAAATTCAAGCCATTAAATTATGCTGGGTGGTGGTTTCCGATCTTGAGCAAGCGATTAAATTTTATCAAGAGTGTTTAGGTCTTCAGTTGAAAGAATGGAACAAAGAATTTGGATGGGCTGAATTTGAGGGGTACGAAGGGGGAGGGCGCCTTGGAGTTAGTCAAGCCAATGAGTATACGCCTCTTTCGGCGGGATCAAATGCTGTTGTGGCTTTAAACGTGGAAGATATTGAAAAAGCAAAAGAGGATTGCCAGAAGAAAGGGGTGACTTGTGTAGGAGATGTAATAGAAGTGCCCGGCCAGGTTAAACTACTCACCTGTCGCGATCAAGATGGAAATTGGTTTCAGCTGGCGCAACCGCTTTTTTAA
- the fusA gene encoding elongation factor G, with product MARGEKNQLKNIRNIGIMAHIDAGKTTTTERILYYSGRVHRMGEVHEGAATMDWMEQEQERGITITSAATTVFWKEAKINIIDTPGHVDFTIEVERSLRVLDGAVAVFCSVSGVEPQSETVWRQADRYGVPRIAFVNKMDRVGADFGDAVRTMREKLHANAIPVHCPIGAEADFKGMVDLISMKALYFHDETLGAQWEEADIPADLLEKCKQMRSELLDELATIDENDDAFMTKVLENPDALTVDEINAVVRKGVCANKFNPVLCGSAFKNKGIQQLLDAVVNWMPSPLDRGAIKAHDLDSGEEIALQPSDEAPFSALAFKIMTDPYVGRLTFIRIYSGMLTKGMNLINSTKDSKERISRLLEMHANKREEREEFYTGDIGACIGLKKASTGDTLCEASRPFILEKMEFPEPVISMAIEPKSKADREKLSGALAALSEEDPTFRVSTNEETGQTIIAGMGELHLEILHDRMKREFGVEANVGKPQVSYKETITIPGAAQTKFVKQSGGRGQYAHVEIEIEPNEKGKGNEVVSKIVGGVIPREYIPAVIAGINEGLATGVLAGYNLVDVKVAIVFGSYHDVDSSEMAFKICGSMAVKDAARKCKPIILEPIMKVDVTTPEASLGDVIGDLNRRRGKILGQENHKGSVIVSSEVPLSEMFGYSTQLRSLSSGRATYTMEPSHFERVPTKIQEEITKK from the coding sequence ATGGCAAGAGGTGAAAAGAATCAGTTAAAAAATATTCGTAATATCGGAATCATGGCTCACATTGATGCTGGTAAGACGACGACAACCGAGCGTATTCTCTACTATTCAGGTCGCGTACACCGTATGGGTGAAGTGCATGAAGGTGCTGCGACGATGGACTGGATGGAACAAGAACAAGAGCGCGGAATTACCATTACTTCTGCGGCAACGACTGTATTTTGGAAAGAAGCAAAAATCAACATTATTGATACTCCTGGACACGTGGACTTCACGATTGAAGTAGAACGTTCTCTCCGTGTTCTTGATGGTGCCGTTGCGGTGTTTTGTTCCGTGTCTGGTGTTGAACCTCAATCAGAGACTGTATGGCGGCAAGCAGATCGCTACGGCGTTCCTCGTATCGCATTTGTAAACAAAATGGACCGCGTGGGAGCTGACTTTGGAGATGCTGTTCGCACGATGCGCGAAAAGCTACATGCAAATGCCATCCCCGTACACTGCCCCATTGGTGCGGAAGCAGATTTTAAAGGGATGGTAGATCTCATCAGCATGAAAGCGCTTTATTTCCACGATGAGACTCTCGGGGCTCAGTGGGAAGAAGCAGATATCCCCGCAGATCTGTTGGAAAAATGCAAACAAATGCGCTCGGAGCTTTTAGACGAGTTGGCGACAATTGACGAGAATGATGATGCATTCATGACAAAAGTTTTGGAAAATCCAGATGCTTTGACTGTGGATGAAATCAACGCCGTGGTCCGAAAAGGAGTCTGCGCCAATAAATTCAATCCGGTCCTGTGTGGATCTGCTTTCAAAAACAAAGGGATTCAGCAGCTGCTAGACGCGGTTGTTAATTGGATGCCTTCTCCGTTAGACCGAGGAGCTATTAAAGCACATGACTTGGACTCTGGAGAAGAGATTGCTTTGCAACCCTCAGATGAAGCCCCGTTCTCTGCGCTTGCATTCAAAATTATGACAGACCCTTATGTAGGCCGTTTAACGTTTATTCGTATTTATAGCGGTATGTTGACCAAAGGGATGAACCTGATCAACAGCACAAAGGATAGTAAAGAGCGTATTTCTCGTCTGCTTGAAATGCACGCAAACAAACGGGAAGAAAGAGAAGAGTTTTACACAGGAGACATCGGAGCTTGCATTGGTCTTAAAAAAGCAAGTACAGGAGATACCCTTTGTGAAGCAAGCCGTCCTTTCATCTTGGAAAAAATGGAATTCCCAGAACCGGTGATTTCTATGGCGATTGAGCCAAAGTCCAAAGCTGATCGGGAAAAACTGTCTGGCGCGCTTGCTGCTTTATCAGAAGAAGACCCCACTTTCCGCGTGTCCACTAACGAGGAAACTGGCCAAACAATCATTGCAGGGATGGGAGAGCTTCACCTAGAGATCCTGCATGATCGCATGAAGCGTGAATTTGGCGTGGAAGCAAACGTGGGTAAACCGCAAGTATCGTACAAAGAAACGATCACCATCCCAGGAGCTGCTCAAACGAAGTTTGTGAAACAGTCTGGTGGACGAGGACAGTACGCGCACGTTGAGATCGAGATTGAGCCTAATGAAAAAGGTAAAGGAAACGAAGTTGTTAGCAAAATTGTCGGTGGGGTGATTCCTCGTGAATACATTCCTGCTGTGATTGCAGGTATCAATGAAGGTCTGGCAACAGGTGTATTGGCTGGTTATAACCTAGTTGATGTAAAAGTTGCGATTGTTTTCGGATCTTATCACGATGTTGACTCTAGCGAAATGGCGTTTAAAATTTGCGGTTCCATGGCGGTAAAAGACGCTGCACGTAAGTGTAAGCCGATTATCCTCGAGCCTATCATGAAAGTAGACGTCACCACTCCTGAAGCTTCTTTAGGGGATGTGATCGGAGACTTAAACCGCCGTCGCGGGAAGATTTTAGGACAAGAGAACCACAAAGGATCCGTCATCGTGAGTTCTGAAGTGCCTTTGAGTGAAATGTTCGGATACTCAACGCAATTGCGTTCGCTATCTTCAGGACGTGCAACCTATACGATGGAACCAAGTCACTTTGAGAGAGTTCCAACTAAAATCCAAGAAGAAATTACTAAGAAGTAA
- a CDS encoding inorganic phosphate transporter encodes MSMEIALLILVLLAGIYMSWNIGANDVANAMGTSVGSGALTLKQAVIIAAVLEFSGAFFFGSHVSSTIQTGIVDPGIFSHDARLLVYGMLSSLIAAGAWLQVASYFGWPVSTTHSIIGALIGFGVVVGGIDAVYWSNVGSIISSWIISPLLGGLISYGVFSLLRKQIFYSSCPLKAAKKWTPLLVFLLILILFLILIPSGLKNLNFSPLQTLFISLIAGGSGALVSKLCLKRSFSPEVLTRSIALATLEQIKEMEIAKRCLERVHSASSGELQFHLSSVVGEIEGMIHKQSESYENIHSEYSGVEKIFGYLQIISACLMAFAHGANDVANAIGPLSASVAILLTGEIPFEAPVPTWALALGGIGIVAGLATWGWRVIETIGKKITELTPTRGFAAEFGAATTILLASRLGLPISTTHTLVGAVIGVGLARGIEALDLGTMREIVISWIVTVPAGAAVAVSVFYLIAEIFG; translated from the coding sequence ATGTCAATGGAAATCGCTTTGTTAATTCTTGTCCTCCTGGCAGGCATTTACATGTCATGGAATATTGGGGCAAATGATGTCGCGAATGCCATGGGAACATCTGTTGGATCGGGTGCTTTAACTTTAAAGCAAGCTGTCATTATTGCTGCCGTTCTAGAATTTTCTGGGGCTTTCTTTTTTGGCTCACATGTTTCTTCGACGATCCAAACGGGAATCGTAGATCCTGGAATCTTTTCTCATGACGCCCGATTGCTTGTGTATGGAATGCTCTCTTCTCTCATTGCGGCCGGAGCTTGGTTACAAGTTGCCTCCTACTTCGGATGGCCTGTCTCAACTACCCATTCTATCATTGGAGCTTTAATTGGATTTGGCGTGGTCGTTGGGGGGATTGATGCCGTTTATTGGTCTAACGTGGGCTCGATCATATCGAGTTGGATTATTTCTCCCTTGCTGGGAGGCCTCATCTCTTACGGGGTTTTTAGCCTATTGCGCAAGCAAATTTTTTATTCGTCTTGCCCCCTGAAAGCTGCTAAAAAATGGACACCTCTCCTTGTCTTCTTGCTCATTTTAATTCTGTTTTTAATCTTAATTCCTTCAGGATTGAAAAATTTGAATTTTTCTCCTTTGCAAACCCTTTTCATCAGTCTAATTGCGGGAGGAAGCGGAGCTTTGGTTAGCAAGTTATGTCTAAAGCGTTCATTTTCCCCCGAAGTATTGACGCGATCGATTGCGCTGGCAACCCTTGAGCAAATTAAAGAAATGGAAATTGCTAAAAGGTGCCTTGAACGCGTGCATTCCGCCTCTTCGGGCGAGTTGCAATTTCATCTAAGCAGCGTGGTAGGCGAAATTGAGGGGATGATTCACAAACAAAGTGAGTCCTATGAAAACATTCACTCAGAATATAGTGGAGTTGAAAAAATTTTTGGCTACTTGCAAATCATAAGTGCCTGCTTAATGGCATTTGCGCATGGGGCAAATGATGTGGCAAACGCCATTGGTCCTTTATCCGCTTCTGTAGCAATTTTATTAACGGGTGAAATCCCTTTTGAGGCTCCTGTGCCTACTTGGGCTTTAGCTCTGGGAGGGATAGGAATTGTGGCGGGATTGGCGACTTGGGGGTGGCGTGTGATTGAAACAATCGGAAAAAAAATTACAGAACTCACTCCCACAAGAGGATTTGCAGCCGAGTTTGGGGCTGCCACCACCATTTTGCTGGCTTCCCGTCTGGGATTGCCCATTTCCACCACACATACATTGGTAGGGGCTGTGATTGGCGTTGGGCTTGCACGGGGGATAGAAGCTTTAGATCTTGGAACAATGCGTGAAATTGTAATTTCGTGGATTGTCACAGTCCCAGCGGGGGCTGCAGTGGCAGTCTCTGTCTTTTATTTAATCGCAGAAATTTTTGGTTAA
- a CDS encoding ankyrin repeat domain-containing protein, protein MVAGIRQSELHAKINAAYTALVIKDEPRRLLSTRLELKNSKTWGDKYPVLHLIFRLLRIPTSRTHALEVAQVLQSIATAKQYTLNDEYKAKLVKLIEKLKCKALEREAKKQVKIREQFEVLQKKVGLPKVAPNNELEQLGLQGCKEKPSQPLALEKEADQSEETEQRGKKAGAKENFSSIESLPKAERRNSESTPEEMDTKAKAEALAKKELDKSEQLEAQNGSAFVALPPPPPAPPSPTMPGVTANSRQPKSADKAERPISMSGSFTISLAEVRAAKKGLKKSSGEKKLDVKRDKKRRRYTLPPVLPGKSSLVNQENSSAKKLGSSTSKVSKGEAKINTRLMAALVRGGVAELDLFFAELSAEEIRKALSAANHEGNTFLHLAIRANVTFIQTLIENGADPSKMNNSGKKALDLYNEEFGSDSSEEIRALLTPQMV, encoded by the coding sequence ATGGTCGCTGGAATTCGCCAATCAGAACTACACGCTAAAATAAATGCTGCCTATACCGCGTTAGTTATTAAAGACGAACCTAGGAGGCTTTTATCGACGAGGTTAGAATTAAAGAACAGTAAAACGTGGGGGGATAAATATCCTGTTTTGCATCTCATTTTTCGCTTATTGAGAATCCCTACTTCCCGCACCCATGCACTTGAGGTAGCACAAGTTTTGCAATCAATTGCTACGGCAAAACAATATACTCTCAATGATGAGTACAAAGCTAAGCTTGTTAAATTGATTGAGAAATTGAAATGCAAGGCTTTGGAAAGGGAAGCTAAAAAACAGGTAAAAATCAGGGAGCAATTTGAAGTTCTTCAGAAAAAAGTAGGTCTGCCAAAAGTTGCCCCAAATAACGAGCTTGAACAATTAGGCCTACAGGGTTGTAAAGAAAAGCCTTCTCAACCCCTCGCATTGGAAAAGGAAGCGGACCAGAGCGAGGAAACTGAACAAAGAGGGAAGAAAGCGGGGGCTAAAGAAAATTTTTCCAGCATAGAAAGCTTGCCAAAAGCAGAGCGAAGGAATTCGGAATCCACTCCCGAAGAAATGGATACAAAAGCTAAGGCAGAGGCTTTAGCAAAAAAAGAGCTAGATAAAAGCGAGCAACTAGAAGCTCAAAATGGCTCCGCTTTTGTCGCTCTACCACCCCCTCCGCCGGCTCCTCCTTCTCCCACTATGCCGGGAGTGACTGCAAATAGCCGGCAGCCGAAAAGCGCAGATAAGGCAGAGCGCCCAATCAGTATGAGTGGATCATTCACCATTAGCTTAGCTGAAGTGCGTGCGGCAAAAAAGGGTTTAAAAAAGAGTTCTGGAGAAAAAAAATTGGATGTGAAGCGGGATAAGAAGAGAAGGCGTTACACGCTTCCGCCAGTTCTTCCAGGAAAAAGTTCGCTTGTAAATCAGGAAAATTCGTCTGCTAAAAAGCTAGGCTCCTCGACTTCAAAAGTTAGCAAGGGGGAAGCAAAAATTAATACACGCTTGATGGCTGCTTTGGTGCGGGGAGGCGTAGCAGAATTGGATCTATTTTTTGCGGAGCTCAGTGCTGAAGAAATTCGAAAAGCTCTTTCGGCTGCAAACCATGAAGGAAATACGTTTTTACATCTGGCGATACGAGCCAATGTGACTTTTATTCAAACGTTGATCGAAAATGGGGCTGATCCTTCTAAAATGAATAACTCGGGAAAGAAGGCGCTCGATTTATACAACGAAGAATTTGGTTCTGATAGCAGCGAAGAAATACGCGCTTTGTTAACCCCTCAGATGGTCTAA
- the rpsL gene encoding 30S ribosomal protein S12, whose amino-acid sequence MPTINQLVRKERRPKTKRSKSPALQACPQRRGVCLQVKTKTPKKPNSALRKVAWVRLSTGQEVIAYIGGEGHNLQEHSIVLVRGGRVKDLPGVRYHIVRGALDCAAVKDRKQGRSKYGAKRPK is encoded by the coding sequence ATGCCGACAATTAATCAGTTGGTTCGAAAAGAACGACGACCAAAGACAAAACGTAGTAAATCTCCTGCGCTGCAAGCATGTCCCCAAAGACGTGGGGTATGCCTGCAAGTCAAGACAAAAACTCCCAAAAAACCTAACTCAGCTTTACGTAAAGTTGCTTGGGTACGCTTGTCTACAGGTCAAGAAGTGATCGCTTACATCGGTGGAGAAGGTCACAATCTGCAAGAGCACAGCATTGTTCTTGTGCGCGGTGGGCGTGTAAAAGACTTGCCTGGTGTGCGCTATCATATCGTACGCGGAGCATTAGACTGCGCAGCAGTGAAAGATCGTAAGCAAGGAAGATCTAAGTATGGGGCAAAACGTCCTAAGTAA
- the rpsJ gene encoding 30S ribosomal protein S10: MAKQEKHTKQTRQKIRIRLKGYDQRLLDRSTADIVETAKRTGAGVAGPIPLPTRCEKFTVLRSPNIDRKSREQFEIRTHKRLIDILHPTGKTIDALKTLTLPAGIDIKIKA; this comes from the coding sequence ATGGCAAAACAAGAAAAACATACTAAGCAAACTAGGCAAAAAATCCGCATTCGGCTCAAAGGATATGACCAGCGTTTGCTGGATCGTTCAACCGCTGATATTGTGGAAACTGCTAAACGAACTGGTGCGGGAGTGGCTGGGCCAATCCCTCTTCCCACACGTTGTGAGAAATTCACGGTGCTTCGCTCTCCAAACATTGACCGAAAATCTCGGGAACAGTTTGAGATTCGCACACATAAAAGATTGATTGATATTCTACACCCCACAGGTAAAACAATCGATGCGCTTAAGACATTGACATTGCCTGCAGGGATTGATATTAAAATCAAAGCTTAA
- a CDS encoding biotin--[acetyl-CoA-carboxylase] ligase codes for MKIVQYRLNTVSSTNTWAKEHLHQLDREGVTLVTADVQTAGRGRLQRSWFSPPSQNIYASFCFFIPHSLRASCCCLAQISALFIDELIQEQGLIATIKWPNDLLIQSKKVAGILVETCVEEAHLMVILGIGLNVNMSEDDLLLIGRPATSLRVEANKTFDREGLLQDLQAKFLRDYDLFLKAGFSPFFEKYAKKVQGLIGKEMTLNQGHEQWRGVIEALTEVGFLQVRLADGSLKVASSAELL; via the coding sequence ATGAAAATTGTCCAATACCGTTTAAATACTGTTTCATCCACCAATACGTGGGCTAAAGAACATCTCCATCAGCTTGATCGAGAGGGGGTTACTTTAGTTACGGCCGATGTCCAAACAGCTGGAAGAGGGCGATTGCAAAGATCATGGTTTTCTCCCCCTTCTCAAAACATTTATGCCTCCTTTTGTTTTTTTATTCCCCATTCTTTACGTGCTTCTTGTTGCTGTCTTGCGCAAATCAGTGCCCTTTTTATAGATGAATTGATTCAAGAACAAGGCTTGATTGCAACGATCAAATGGCCGAACGATTTACTGATCCAATCAAAAAAAGTTGCGGGCATTTTAGTGGAAACTTGCGTGGAAGAAGCTCACTTGATGGTGATCTTGGGAATTGGCCTAAATGTGAATATGTCTGAAGATGATCTGCTGCTAATTGGGCGACCGGCGACCTCTTTAAGAGTAGAAGCTAATAAAACATTTGATCGAGAAGGGCTGTTGCAAGATTTGCAGGCAAAATTTTTAAGAGACTATGATTTATTTTTAAAAGCAGGCTTTTCCCCTTTTTTTGAAAAGTATGCTAAAAAAGTTCAAGGGTTAATAGGAAAAGAGATGACCTTGAATCAAGGGCACGAGCAGTGGAGAGGCGTCATAGAAGCCTTAACAGAGGTTGGCTTTTTGCAGGTCCGTCTTGCCGACGGATCCCTAAAGGTCGCCAGCTCTGCAGAACTTTTGTGA
- the rpsG gene encoding 30S ribosomal protein S7, giving the protein MSRRHRAEKREIQPDPLYGSVLLAKFINKVMEQGKKSCARRIVYGALDEFAKRVKFESPLEAFEEALENAKPSLEVKSRRIGGATYQVPIEILPHRRTSMAMGWIIENARKKPGRSMKDALVAELTDCFNKQGSTIKKKDDTHRMAEANKAFAHYKW; this is encoded by the coding sequence ATGTCAAGAAGACATCGCGCAGAAAAGCGAGAAATTCAACCAGATCCCCTTTACGGGAGTGTGCTACTCGCAAAATTTATTAACAAAGTGATGGAACAAGGTAAAAAATCTTGTGCGCGCAGAATCGTGTATGGTGCATTGGATGAGTTTGCAAAAAGAGTGAAATTTGAAAGCCCCTTAGAAGCTTTCGAAGAAGCCTTAGAAAATGCAAAGCCTTCTCTCGAAGTTAAATCCCGTCGTATTGGTGGAGCAACCTATCAAGTCCCCATCGAAATCTTGCCTCACCGCCGCACTTCAATGGCAATGGGCTGGATTATTGAGAATGCAAGAAAAAAACCAGGTCGTTCAATGAAAGATGCGCTTGTTGCAGAATTAACAGACTGCTTTAACAAACAAGGAAGCACCATTAAGAAAAAAGACGACACTCACCGTATGGCAGAAGCTAACAAAGCCTTTGCTCATTATAAATGGTAA
- a CDS encoding FtsW/RodA/SpoVE family cell cycle protein, whose translation MTIWNYHYLTRMDFRIIPVILSLMFVSILIISSYSLSGPPDAADEPFFTPVVANQLQRFLLGWGIYLFFAGFDYNKLREWAWILYGSMLVALFGLFFTDSIQQVHRWYRLPIINAAFQPSECAKLVVVIALSWFLERKSHQSSTWNTAFGGLLIVGIPFFLILKQPDLGTALVLYPITLVMFYFGNIQPWVIRIMTWGGALMLSIVALIFLEIVPHESVRSYATLVMKEYQFNRLDPRTHHQRASATAIALGGLTGTGWRNSDYTRGGWLPFPYTDSVFPSFGEEFGFIGLVILIALFYALIYLSFQTTAVAKDPFGRLLSAGITVYLAIHILINIGMMSGFLPITGVPLILVSYGGSSILSTMAALGILQSIYSRRFMF comes from the coding sequence ATGACAATATGGAACTATCATTATTTAACACGCATGGACTTTAGAATCATTCCGGTGATTCTAAGCTTAATGTTTGTCAGCATTTTGATTATTTCCTCATATAGCTTATCGGGCCCTCCTGATGCAGCTGACGAGCCCTTTTTTACTCCGGTTGTCGCCAACCAGCTACAACGTTTTCTATTAGGTTGGGGGATTTATCTTTTTTTTGCAGGATTTGACTATAACAAACTGCGCGAATGGGCCTGGATTTTATATGGGAGCATGCTTGTTGCCTTATTTGGCTTATTTTTTACAGATTCTATTCAGCAAGTTCATCGATGGTATCGTTTGCCTATTATCAATGCAGCTTTTCAGCCGTCGGAATGTGCCAAATTAGTCGTAGTGATTGCCCTCAGTTGGTTTTTAGAGAGAAAAAGCCATCAATCTTCAACCTGGAATACAGCCTTTGGGGGCCTTTTAATTGTAGGGATTCCTTTTTTTCTTATTTTGAAGCAGCCTGATTTAGGAACAGCTCTTGTCCTTTACCCCATCACTCTAGTGATGTTTTATTTTGGAAATATTCAGCCATGGGTCATCCGCATCATGACTTGGGGAGGAGCGCTTATGCTCTCAATTGTGGCCTTAATCTTTTTGGAAATCGTCCCTCATGAATCTGTACGTTCGTATGCGACGCTTGTCATGAAAGAATACCAATTTAATCGCCTCGATCCCCGTACCCATCACCAGCGCGCCTCTGCGACTGCCATCGCTTTAGGAGGATTAACAGGAACGGGCTGGCGCAATAGCGATTACACGCGCGGTGGCTGGCTTCCTTTCCCTTATACAGATTCTGTCTTCCCTTCCTTTGGAGAAGAGTTTGGTTTCATAGGCCTTGTCATTTTGATTGCCCTTTTTTACGCCCTGATCTATTTAAGTTTTCAGACCACCGCAGTGGCTAAAGATCCATTTGGGAGACTCTTATCGGCAGGCATCACCGTCTATCTTGCCATTCACATCTTAATTAATATCGGCATGATGAGCGGTTTTTTGCCTATCACAGGGGTGCCCTTAATTCTAGTTAGCTATGGCGGCTCTTCTATTTTATCCACGATGGCAGCCCTAGGAATTTTACAGAGTATTTACAGCCGGAGGTTTATGTTTTAA
- a CDS encoding TIGR00153 family protein: protein MLTILNLFGRSPFALLESHMGKVASCVYLLRDLFQAVQNRDYQAVEKIAEKACDLEHQADIAKNDIRNHLPKSLFLPIDKGHLLEILAIQDSIADKAEDIAILATLKEITFLTPLENPFQEFLEKNLETFEMTRHIIQELQELLESSFGGIEAEKVRRMVDEVSFKEHESDLLQRKLLKELFKMDEQISYGTFYLWQSIFNSLGEIANLSENLAHRVRTTLELK from the coding sequence ATGCTAACCATTCTCAACCTTTTTGGACGTTCTCCTTTTGCCCTATTAGAATCCCATATGGGAAAGGTCGCTTCCTGTGTTTATTTGCTGCGCGATTTATTTCAAGCAGTTCAAAATCGCGATTATCAAGCTGTGGAAAAAATTGCAGAGAAAGCTTGTGATTTAGAGCATCAGGCAGACATTGCAAAAAATGATATCCGCAACCATCTTCCCAAAAGCCTTTTTTTACCTATCGACAAAGGTCACCTTTTGGAAATTTTGGCTATTCAAGACAGTATTGCAGATAAAGCGGAAGATATTGCTATTCTTGCCACCTTAAAGGAGATTACTTTCTTAACTCCTTTGGAAAATCCTTTTCAAGAATTCCTCGAAAAAAATTTGGAGACTTTTGAAATGACTCGCCATATTATTCAGGAGTTACAAGAGCTTTTAGAATCTTCTTTCGGAGGTATTGAAGCAGAAAAAGTGCGCAGAATGGTTGATGAGGTTTCTTTTAAAGAACATGAGTCTGATCTCCTGCAAAGAAAGCTTCTTAAAGAGCTGTTTAAAATGGACGAACAAATTTCCTATGGAACATTTTATTTGTGGCAAAGTATTTTTAACTCTTTAGGGGAAATTGCCAACTTGTCTGAGAATTTAGCTCATCGAGTTAGGACAACTTTGGAATTAAAATAA
- a CDS encoding glycine--tRNA ligase — protein sequence MSEVKVSSKMDKLVALCKRRGFIFQSSEIYGGINGFWDYGPLGVELKRNLKEAWWYDNVLCPDKGIDGKLVEMVGLDSSIIMNPKAWIASGHVGGFSDPMVDCRETKNRYRADHLKCAELVVVNQTERHSLGWLAVVDTEDAETVWKKKAEKILKKDKREWVPPMQLLSYTDLPRDIQKVMTGPDTDKPGTLTEPRLFNLMFKTMIGAVEDPSAIAYLRPETAQGIFVNFRNVLDTSRVKMPFGIAQIGKAFRNEVTPRNFTFRSREFEQMEIEFFVPPQEARDWYHYWRKKRYEWWQSIGISSENLRLREQTLDELAHYAKEGAGSSDVEYKFPFTDPNFGELEGIAHRSDYDLRQHAEHAGQGDRLKYFDQEKNERYFPHVIEPSAGVDRGALALLCEAYHEDSSRPSGVVMRFHPRMAPIKAAIFPLVDKEGMPEIARQLFADLRKKWPVQLDIKQNIGKRYARMDEVGTPYCFTVDTQTLQDQTVTVRYRDTLQQERIGLDQVKQFLMDHI from the coding sequence ATGTCAGAAGTCAAAGTTTCCAGCAAAATGGATAAATTGGTTGCTTTATGTAAGCGAAGAGGATTTATTTTTCAGTCTTCCGAAATTTACGGGGGAATCAATGGGTTTTGGGATTATGGGCCGTTAGGTGTGGAGCTAAAACGCAATCTTAAAGAAGCATGGTGGTATGACAACGTGCTGTGCCCTGATAAGGGGATTGATGGGAAACTTGTCGAAATGGTGGGATTAGATTCTTCTATCATTATGAATCCTAAAGCGTGGATAGCTTCTGGGCATGTGGGTGGCTTTAGCGATCCTATGGTTGATTGTCGCGAAACAAAAAATCGCTATCGAGCTGACCATCTCAAGTGTGCTGAATTGGTTGTTGTGAACCAAACAGAACGGCATTCTCTCGGTTGGTTAGCGGTAGTAGATACCGAGGATGCTGAAACTGTTTGGAAAAAAAAGGCGGAGAAGATTTTAAAAAAAGATAAAAGAGAATGGGTTCCTCCTATGCAGCTTCTCTCCTATACCGACTTGCCGCGCGATATCCAAAAAGTTATGACAGGTCCAGATACAGATAAACCGGGAACATTGACTGAGCCACGCCTCTTTAATCTCATGTTCAAAACCATGATCGGGGCGGTTGAAGATCCATCCGCTATTGCTTATTTGCGTCCTGAAACGGCTCAGGGAATTTTTGTCAATTTCCGCAATGTTTTAGACACTTCTCGCGTTAAAATGCCGTTTGGGATTGCTCAAATTGGAAAAGCCTTTCGCAATGAGGTTACGCCCCGAAACTTTACGTTTCGTTCGCGTGAATTTGAACAGATGGAAATTGAATTTTTTGTTCCCCCGCAAGAGGCTCGCGATTGGTATCACTACTGGAGGAAAAAAAGGTATGAGTGGTGGCAATCCATTGGAATTTCTAGTGAAAACCTACGGCTAAGAGAGCAAACACTCGATGAACTTGCGCATTATGCAAAAGAGGGTGCCGGCAGCAGCGATGTTGAATATAAGTTTCCTTTTACTGATCCTAATTTCGGTGAATTGGAAGGGATCGCCCATCGTTCAGACTATGATTTGAGGCAGCATGCTGAGCATGCTGGCCAAGGGGACCGCCTCAAGTATTTTGATCAAGAGAAGAACGAGCGTTATTTTCCCCATGTGATCGAACCTTCTGCGGGGGTAGATAGAGGAGCTTTAGCTCTTCTTTGCGAAGCCTACCATGAGGATTCAAGTCGTCCAAGTGGGGTGGTGATGAGATTTCACCCCCGTATGGCGCCTATCAAAGCGGCTATTTTCCCTCTTGTCGATAAAGAAGGGATGCCAGAAATTGCAAGGCAATTATTTGCCGATTTGAGAAAGAAATGGCCTGTTCAGCTAGATATCAAGCAAAATATCGGGAAACGGTATGCAAGGATGGATGAAGTGGGGACGCCTTATTGCTTTACTGTGGACACCCAAACTTTGCAAGACCAAACAGTGACGGTGCGCTATCGCGATACTCTCCAGCAAGAAAGGATCGGTTTAGACCAAGTCAAGCAGTTTCTCATGGATCACATTTAG